TCTGATTTTCCTGCTGCGATGTTTGTAAGGCTCCGTGCTGCCTCAAGTAACTGCAAATAAGATAGGAATCAGTGTTTGAATTTACATCCTTATTAGAAGCCATGTGCTTTTCAATTTGTTAATAGGCCAGGTAGGCAACATAATACTTTCTCCGACAAGCACTGAGCATTCATTCGTCATACATTgcaatttaagaaagaaaaatgtaacTGCCGATAGATTATGAGAACCTAATATGGATAGAGATCTCCCCCCAAAACAGACCCCTTTTAACTGAGGAGAATAactctttttaataatttaatagagCTAAACAATAGCAGGTATGAGAATAGTTCATCAAATTACAGGAACtgccaaaacaacaacaacaactttgTACCTGTTCATCTGGAGAGCCAAATGAGagacattgcacaagcaagGCAATTGCTCCAGCTTTAAGAGCAGCATCAACAGGAGGGAATTCTGATTTAGACAGCAAACACCTCAGCTCCCGAAGGGCACCAACTAGCTTCTGCATTGCACCTTTTTCCCTCAAGGTTCAAGCATAAAGATGGTTCAAACAAATTCCAAAAGAACTTAGAggtaaaaaaccctaaaacagaattaagcataaaaaaatttcaatggcATACATGTTCATGAAAAGGACTGATATGGGCTGAAAACAGAAGACAGATAGTGCTCAGATACATGTCTCTCAACGCCAGAACCGTTATGAAGTTCTATATATACATTCCTTAGGATAACATTCATGCTAAGATCACTAACATTAAGCAAATGTTCTTCAAATATTTTCCTGATCCTTAAAGATACATATCCATATGAAAACTCAGCTCCTAATAATAACAGTTTACCTGCATTGAGCTTATCAAATTCTAAATTCAGTTCCAATAATGTCCGTCATTACTACTCTCAACCTATCTAACGATTTTATTGGTCATACTTCAATTAACCACATTTCTCATCTCCTCTTGACATGCAAAACAAGCTTCTAATTTAACTTGAGCAGCCATGAATTGAAAGATACCAGTCTGCAGATACGACACAGAGCAgtctattaattaaattacatccCAAAGGAAATTGATACACATGACTCGAGACAACCTTGACGATTAGCACAGTACTCATTAGCATATTCATGAtaacaacaatattaaaatagCTAAAGGTATTGGGAGCAATTGAGCTGtgtgaaaaaattataagaaattaccCAACGTGCGCGgggaatttgttttcatttcatgAACATTCTCCTAAAATCCCTAGTTTTCTTTTAATCGTCTTAAGCTAAGTATAGATATGCTGCACGAATTAGCACCTTCATAACAAGAAATTAATGTTATCTTTGCTCTTTATAAATCATCATGTCCTTTTCAATAGGAATGTCATCGCCACTGGGCCCCAATCTACAAAGACGTTAGCACGAACCAACAATTCTCTCCTTTCCTTACCCACCGCCACCGCATTTTGCCGGCTCCTATTCGCCGCAACATTCCCAACTACCCACAGCAAAAATAAATGAGCATtcaatgatatatataaatCCTTGTGCTGAGTCAAAGTAACAATATGTTTAGTTGAAATGATTctatgaatttcttcaaaaaaaaatctcggcAACCAAACAGAACGGTGGAACTGATTTAAGAAAACGGTAAAAGTAGTTTATGAGGGAAGAAAAGAAGGGAGAGACAAACCTGAAGACTTGATAGGATCTCTTTGGTGAGGTGTTAGTCCATCTTCAGCCACTATTTTCGTTTATTTTTCAGTGAGGTTTTTGAAtgtgaagagagaaaaagaaatgatgagACAGCATAAACAAACCCCTTCACAAATTGCAGCGATTTTATGGTAAATATACTAGAACAACTGGGATATTCACAAGTTCATTCCGTGACGACATAAGGGACAGATgcagtgaaaaaataaatttgtttgattaaaagataaaaaaaaatatcaaaaaaaattgtttttataatgattttaaatgaatttttattttaaaaaaataaaaggtacagataatatatgtttttagagataacattcattattttttatttataaaatatttttataaaaaactttcaattctaaaattatttaattaaaatatataaaaataaaaattattattattattattattttaaaacccaactcgAGATCGATTCGGGATAAAACTCGGATAACATACTAGGGTtagtgtaagaataaaaaaagttattataatagtttaaaaacttgatttgagaGTCGATCCGAGACAAGACTCGAGTCACAAATAGGATTGATCATTGACCTGAgttaaggataaaaatagttattatcataattttaaacctCAACTTGAGAATCGATCCAAGATAAGGCTCGGGTTACATGTTAAGAGAATTAACCCGAGATGACCcaaatcaacataaaataaaggttCAAGTTATCGGTCGGGAGGGTTATCTCAACTGAccaagaaattttatttgtatttttatttttaaaaaataaatggtttttGACTCATGTTTTATCCCAAGTTGATCTAGGTTTTTGACTAAATCAGATCGAGTCAATCattcctctaatttatttttaaactcaaatCAATTTGGGTTTCGGATCAACCCGTCAAGTCATTTCAAGTTTCATAACTtggattattataatattattaatttaaactgacctaaaaaaaatatcaaattatttttttttagatttgcaagtccaataacaatatatattaagagtaatatataattttttatattttattatgtcttaTTTATCAtaaccaaataatatatataaatagttacattatattatatatcactataaaacataattttatcccAATTTCATTCTTTGTATTGTctcttttgtttctattttttatgttgaaattgtaaataaatattataatacacATTAATAAACAATTTGTACAAGAAACAACTGCCTCTTAATGGTAAAATAATTGCACAACTAACTATATTAAATAGGAATTACTCTTACCTAATTTTCAATAGCATGATAAAAAGAGGAGATTGAAAGGAATCCCTGGAAATGTCTGACTTTGACATCAAATTCCTTGCAAAATAAATTCCGAAAAGgtagaataaaaataagtaCGATGATCAAGTAGTCAAAgcatccaataaaaaaatatttattcttttacttTATCAAATTCGTTTTTTTATGACTAGACAATCAAACATGaatttctcatttttctctAACAAAACAATTCGATTAATATTAGTGttgattattttcagtttagtttttattttaaaaaataattaaattaaaattttttaaaaaattaaaattagtttaaactgatggttttagtttggtttattttttgaacaaaaactggttcaaatcAGTTTgatttaggttttagttttcaGTTTAACTCGGTTTTTCCAGTTTAActcggttttttctggtttttttcagtttagatttgattcagtttgattttttcagttttagatttatAATACCGTTTAGTACATgagaaatcaagtttaaaatgattatagtttaatacatatttatatttaaatatagttGTAAATTCTACTAGGATATATTTATGTAATCCTAATGAGAATGGatgtggttatttttaaaaatattttttatttaaaaatatattaaaataatataaaaaaataaaaataattaattttaaaataaaatataattttaaactttttaaaatatttttaaaatagaaaaagagcTTTTATGAGATTTGGTTTTTTGGCAAGTTCAACTAAACTACTCGCACGTGTCTCCACTTTCCTGGTTACTCCGCCATTGATCTTTCCTGCCTCTTAAAAGCTCTCAACGTGCTCCACACATCCCCTGAAAACCAAACGCCAAAGACAAAGAACAAATCTCTCTCAACTCTCCAAAAAAATGCCCAATCCGCCACTTAAAGCTGTGACTCTCACCCACGTACGCTACCATAAAGGTGACCGATTAGGCCATTTCCTAGCCTGGGTTTCACTAGTTCCTGTCTTCATAAGCCTAGGCGGTTTCTTCACTCACTTCGTATTCCGCCGTGAACTCCATTGCATGTTCTTCGCTTTAGGCCTTATTATTTCCCAATTCATCAACGAAATCATCAAATCGTCTGTCCAACAAGCCCGACCTGAAACCTGTGCACTTCTTGAGATGTGTGATTCTCATGGCTGGCCTTCTAGTCATTCTCAGTACATGTTCTTTTTCGctgtttattttactttattgaCAGTTGAAGGAATTGGGTTGTCTCAGGTTAAGAATAAATGGGCTGTTAATTTTTGTCCATGGTCATTAGCTGTTTTGACCATGTTTTCGAGAGTTTATTTAGGGTATCATACGGTTGCCCAGGTTTTTGCTGGGGCTGCTTTAGGGGTTTTTCTTGGGGCGTGCTGGTTTTGGGTTGTGAATAAcgtaatttatgaatattttccGGTGATTGAGGAGAGTAAGTTTGGAAGGATGTTTTATGTGAAGGATACTTCGCATATTAAGAATGTTTTGAAGTTTGAGTATGATAATGCAAGAGCTGCTAGAAAGAATATGGCTGACAAGGCTAATTGATCAGGTAATTTCGCTCTTGTGGGTAAGTGTGATTTGATCTTGATTTGCccctctctattttttattttctggatcttttgttcattgtttaaattctgaattttttctttttatgtcatTCGTGCATACTGTTTATGTTTAATTAAGAACATTGATTCGTGAGTTTGGTTGAGATTCTTGATTAGATCAAAAACATCAGTTTATGTCTTTGCTGATGATAAGTTGCGATTGAGATTGCACTGTTTTACTGTGGACAATTGTGCTATTAGAAGATCTATGAACTTGGCATTAGAGAAAGTAACACTTGTTGAAGGTTTGTTTACAGGAACAACACAAAAGGCAAGGGAAATTGTAGACagtaaaacatgaaaaaatgaaattaaagggGCTTTAGCTCTGGCAAATCTGTctgttttaagattttataacCTGAAGAGAATGTTCATGATGTCACGTTAATCTAGTTCACAACAGCTGTacttttattcttgaaaaacaattaaaaggtTAGTGCACTGTTTTATTTGAATTCCTTTATATATGCAAGTTTCACAGAGGAAATTGTTTGTATCGAATATTCTGTTTTGCTTCTTTACAAAAATGCAAAACAGTAGAATTAACAAATAGCAAGTGATTCCTATCTAAGGAGATGTCCAAATGACTAGGAAAGCTGTTATCTCCAAATGATTAATTAgaattcaggaaaaaaaaaaaattagactacGGGAGCAAACTAGAAAGACACAGCTCTATACAATGTTCATGCGAGAAACATTAGTGAAATACAGTATGACTATGTAAGACAACATTTTTTCACTACAGCATGTTCTATCCATCATGCTTCACCGTATTGTTGATGACCCTTCCAACTATTGAGAGTTAAACTTGTTGGCAGTTTTGTGTAATTTTTCATGTGTAAGAATTCCACACCCTTTCTTATTGACCACCATTTTTGTGATGCTGGATCTTAATGCTAGAAGATGCAATCCTTCTCATCCTTGGTTATCTGTCTTGAAAAACTGACATGGTCCATGTTTTTCTATCCtgcattttagcttttttatcagGTCCACCTTCCTTGTCACCCACCTGATTATCTCTTTTCACTGTGATAAAATTGGCACTACTTCTACTCATTGGCTTAATTGATCCATTAGTTAATCTCTTTGTAGAAGTCGATCCATTTTAatccatttatatttatttatccctcaaatctcttcttcttttcagtGGAAGGTACAAGTTCATCTAGGATAGTCCCATCCCATATGTTTGATCTCTCAATGAGAAAGCTCGGGTTTGTAAGCTATGCAATAGAAAAATCTATTCTCTTCTCTTAGAAGAATAAaatgctataaaaaaattaaatgatttttatccTTCCCATAGTTTTTACTGaaggaatttttcttttcttcctttgctTATTTCTTGCCCCCCTCTTCAACTGTAAGCTTTTGTTGTGGCCTTAGAGGAAGCTGAGTTTCTTCGGTGTCAAATTCCTACTTTTGCAGGTATTTGTAATGATGAAGTGCCCTTTAGAAGAGAAGGTAGTTGTAGACTATAGTTAAGCAGGGCATGAAACCATGACTTGTatttttccttgtttgtttAGAACTTGTattgctttcttttattttcaagtttcctAGTcaatttaggttatttttttagttttatttaaagagtTGTAAACTTTTTAGAGAAGCAGACTACTTGAACAAAAATATtcagtaataaaattatgaattaaggTTCTATGTGATAACTATATTCAGCTTCAGTTATATATTTCTAGCTTGCTTTGTGTTTCTGTCTGCGTCATACGGTGTCAAACAATTAAGTTGTAGCATGCTCATAGATTTGTTGAACAGGCTTTCAGGCCAATTATGAGATGACAAGATGggaattattaaaatgatttttagtgTTTGAATCACTAACTAGTTTGCTTATAGGGTATGGAAACGAAGGATGTTTAGCTGAATGTTGGATAACAAGAcagtaagaaataaaatgatatttcacATGGTTGAATCATTAAGAAACAGCATGCTCTTCGGGTAGTTGAAATATGGATGTGAACCTGAATGTGTGATAACTTGCATGGTGAACTACGATGATTACTAAACCTTTGGCTTGTAATCAAGCTCCTGCGGTGCTGTGAAATGGACACTGTACCAAGTTATCATAAATACTAGATCAAAGCTGGAACTGTGCTTCGGAGGTGTTGTTTGCGTTTGTCTTGCTTGTAAACTGCACAGAAAAGATCTAACATTGACTTATTCAACTCTGGTTGCAATTTCTGATCCCATGCCTTTCAATGAAAATGCCTTTATTGCTCCATTTTGCAGGTTGGTAGCTCCAAAGATGCATTCAGGATTGTGTTTTTGCTTGCATGGATGACACTATTAAGCAAGTGCAGTTTTTCTTTGAAGCAATCTATTTGGGAGCCCACAAGGGAAGCCAACTAGAAGGACTAGCACTaagtttaaattgttttctatCAGCAAGGATGAGCATCTCTGTCTACTGTAGCTCCACTGAAAGGAGTTACCGTTGAAAAAAGTGCATCTTTATACTTGATTTTCAGTAACTTACTGCTTTGTGATGTCcttaaagaagttttattaCAGGATAGTagttttttccccttttataCGATGTTTTAGGATGCTTGCTAAACATCTGGATGCTTTCATTACATCATGTTCTTGTGGTTAGAAGATGCCCCTCTGTTGGTGTAGCCAGAATAAACCTTTTGTTGATGCTGTGATGaataatgttttcttattttcacCAATTATTTTCCACCTGTCATCCATATTGGTGGTGTGAAATCTAAAGTTGGTTTACATGTTTTCTTCAATTGGACTGCAGGGTTTTTCTTCCATGACTTTAAGATACCATGAATTCGGGTAAAGTTTAATTTACTTTTCGTGCGAAGTGCAAGCATTTTTCTTTGCCCTTTCACcgtgttttgaatttatttagctttaatttttcttttgtttttttaatcgtttaaaaataaaatttttttaaaatatttttttaatatatttttattctaaaacacATGGATTAACAAATGACTTCGCTGGGGAACTGATAGTTTatttctaaaagttttaaaaaatatttagtttaaattaatttttttattttttaatttaatatgttgatattaaaaataaatttaaaaaaataataaaaaaatattatttacatgtgtttctaaataaaaagaaaaataattattataatatcaaacacacatttaatttttagatttggaGTGAGTAGAGAGAAAGCCTAACCTAtctttcatagttttttttattaaaagactatttatttttatattttaaaaaaattaaaaaaaatttctttgcttaattgtttttaatatttttaaatcgttttaatgtgctaatttaaaaattaattataaaaaatattgtaaaaataattatcatctcTTAAAACAATATCAACATCACaagaattatgaaataaaattgaaatgatgAGGGAATGCATAATCAAAATAGAGAGGAATTGATCagatcatttaatttaaaagaattagtCAAAAGTAGTAGAAgttatgtttaaaatatatattttttaataatatatcaaaataatatattttttattttataaaatttatttttaatattaatatataaaaaatctaatttaatttttatttttaaaaaataacaaaataacaataatttaacaATAATCCAAACATGTACATAATCATCATTTATAAGAAGAAAACCAACGATAGCTAGGCATTGgcatataaagaaaagaatctcTACGatataataattactttatCCGGGCATAAATATCTGGCATCCCATGGATTTAATATCTTACAATGGGTAGAGCTCGTAGAGAATAAGAGcctaattatttaatttctaaattagAAATTGAATTTACTGAAACAAGCGGGAAGCATGTGAAGCGATGTGTGACCAACCCAAACTGCTCTCCGCCACCTAACATCGCCTCTCCTCTCTTATTCTTAATTGCCCGCCCGCCGGCCCGCCCACTCTAATTAGTATTATTCAGTTAATTACCTCTCCATCTCTTTCCCTATTTTTGATCTCCGGCATTCAGTAATGTGGAATCTTCTATTAACCGCAGCCATAGCAGGATCCACTGGTTTTATAGCCAAACACGTCTTTACTAACCATCATTCACCATCTGAAAAATGCGAGCAAGAGGAAAACCTCCAAGAATCTCCTGCTTTTGACTCTCCGCTGGTGACAAAAGAATGTCACGGATACGAGAGTAATTGTGATCAGGAAGGAATTTTTAGGTTTTCGAGTTCTGCTTCTGGTTCCAgaggaaagaataaaaaaaaatcgtgtTTGAAGGAGAAATCAGGGGTTTCGTGTCGTAGATTGAAGTTTGCGACTGAAAATGTGAAGAGATCTGGTGGTTTGAAAGGGACTAGTGGAAGAAAGTCGTGTGCTtgcttgaagaagaaaagaactGGTAACTTCAGGACTGTCAATTGTGGATTTCTTTTTAATGCTGTTTTGTCTGTTTAGGTGATAGAGGGATGAAAAATGAACAGAATAAATGAAAGCCTGGTGTTTATTCAAGGAGCAGTTGTCCCATCGTGTtgaatttagggttttgttAACCAAAGATAGGGTTTTTActacaaatttaattaattgaattaaagaAAGTAATGGATAGAGCTGGGTTTTTGaacaacaacattttttttttttgcattgcaTTGCATTAGATTATGCTTTGTTAAATAGAAATTGCAAGGATGGTTATCTAATAATTCAAGAATAAAGAGATTCTTGACTTCTAAGAGTACAAGGGTGATTAGGAAcgcatctttttttaaaaggaaatgtGATTGAAGATGGGGTCTGTTGTCTTGTAAAGACACTGATGGGCTATTCTAATTTAAATGTATAAAGAAATGTgtcattctttttaattatttaacaaaaagttcAATTCActtgttaaatcatgttaaagttccttattaaaatgtaaaagaaatggttgatatgttgatgaaaagaaaattgcagCAATGTTGGGCCATTGATTTTGGACATCATGAGGAAAATTTATTCTCAATCGAATATATCTTGCCTACCGCAAGAGCATAACTATACTTTAAGGATTATAATAATGAAATGTATCTGGCTTGCCTTGGTGCTCGCTTAATCAGCATCAGGACTCCTAAACTTACCTTTTGCTCGGGTACTTGAAGAGCATTTTATATGAAGGTGAAccacaaatccatcaatcattgtTCACGGCTGTATTGTCTGCTCTCTATGGAACTTGGCATATCAATAGCATCTGTATTGTGATGTAATATCATCTAGTTAGTAGTAGATGGTTTAAAGTTGGTTTTAATggcatatatttttcataaatagaCAACAAATGGCTGTAAATCATTCTATGTTCTCCAAGAATTTTCCCTATATTTTAGTGGACTTGCATCAGTGCTAATTTTGTTGGTTCACATTATATgaaagtaattttctttttacaattcTGTGTTTGAATTTGTTCTGAATAGTTGTGGAACAATGATGGTGACATGATTATTTACGTTGTTCTATATGCAGAAAGCTCTTTGTTTGGTCGGGGACTTGGTGTTGGAATCATGTACATGATGTCTGCTGGGAAAGCTGAGATCAGTAAGCTGAGCACTGCCATGGATGAGACGTCAAAAACCATTCATGAATTAAGAACTGAACTCTATAAAAGAAAATCTACCCAGCTTGCTACAAGCTCAGAAAATATTAGTACTGAGCAAATGCAACTAGTGGTTAATAGAATAAGCATGGTGGATAGAGCCCCCAATGATATGAAATTGTGTGGGCTTACTATGGCTGATGATGTTGAATGCCCGAGCAGTGTTCTTACTGAAGAGCCAGAGCCAGCGGTGCTTGAAATGGATCAACTGGAAGCAGAGTTTGAGTCTGAACTGCAAAAACTTCCCTGGTCCAGCACTGAAACTTCTGGCCATGAAATAACAAGGCTAAATCTTGGCAAGGTGAGTCATTCAAGTACCTCTGCGATCCTTTCTGTAAATTTACTTAATGCTTGAAAGTGTGCTTCGGTAGCTCTCTGAACCTACATTGGAGACTcaagatggatttttttttattattatttttttgtaaatttcaaacAGCCTTTTGccaattctttaatttatgtatttCACCCAAACTTTTATAGGCCATTAGCATAATATAATTCCTTTCAATGCTTGGTCTACcatatttcattttaatcctGGTTGACAAATAAGAGATTATAGaatgaaaatgagaatcaaTTATTACGTATGCTTCCAGTAATGCTTGCTAAAACTGAAATTGACTTGTTACTATGAAATGCTAGAGTTACATTTATGATATCCTTTACTTGGAGCTTGTACATTACTAATTAAAGTTGCAGCAGAAGTCCAGTGTTTTTCGTTCTTTTGTCTACCTTCTGTTCTCTATCatgtcatgttttttaaatcattctTGCTGGGCACTGGGTTGTGCTATCATTAGAAATGTCTAGTTATTAAATTTCTAGTGGAAAATTTATCCATATGGTAGTGGATTCTGGACGAGCGTTTCATGCTAGTACCACCTAGTCATATGCAGCAATAGTTGGGTAAACAGTTTGCAAACTGATAGTAAGACAATACAACCTCAGTTCATGCAAAAGTTACAGGTATCTGATGTAGGACCAGGTGAGAAGAATTAGGTTGGAGAGAAGGGGGGAAGAGGATGGAAATAGAGGAAGTGAAAGGAGAGAAACCTGAAGAATTGGAGAGGACAAGTGAACTAGAATTCAGTAATCAATATTCATTCATCTACACTCAAAACAGAATTAATTTCAAGAACAAATCTTATTTCAGATGAAATCCCTGCCGAGGATATCATACAATTAATTAAGGAATTCACGATCCTTGGCTGGTTCTCCATCATGTAACAACCATGGTACTTTCAGTCTTAGTAGTCAGAAAATGTGCTGTGATCGGGCCTTAAGGTAAGAAGAATTGCCTCTTTTAATGGAAAAGCTGTTGTGCAGGCTGAGGTTTCATCTGAAGGATTTTGTGAACTGGAGGGGGCGGATGATGTTTCTTACcaacgcgacggggtattgccATCTGAATTGGATAACAAACTTTGCCATTTGCTTATTGAACAACAAGAAAACCAAATCACGGGGCTGGAATC
The Populus nigra chromosome 3, ddPopNigr1.1, whole genome shotgun sequence genome window above contains:
- the LOC133689995 gene encoding lipid phosphate phosphatase gamma gives rise to the protein MPNPPLKAVTLTHVRYHKGDRLGHFLAWVSLVPVFISLGGFFTHFVFRRELHCMFFALGLIISQFINEIIKSSVQQARPETCALLEMCDSHGWPSSHSQYMFFFAVYFTLLTVEGIGLSQVKNKWAVNFCPWSLAVLTMFSRVYLGYHTVAQVFAGAALGVFLGACWFWVVNNVIYEYFPVIEESKFGRMFYVKDTSHIKNVLKFEYDNARAARKNMADKAN
- the LOC133688398 gene encoding uncharacterized protein LOC133688398, with amino-acid sequence MWNLLLTAAIAGSTGFIAKHVFTNHHSPSEKCEQEENLQESPAFDSPLVTKECHGYESNCDQEGIFRFSSSASGSRGKNKKKSCLKEKSGVSCRRLKFATENVKRSGGLKGTSGRKSCACLKKKRTESSLFGRGLGVGIMYMMSAGKAEISKLSTAMDETSKTIHELRTELYKRKSTQLATSSENISTEQMQLVVNRISMVDRAPNDMKLCGLTMADDVECPSSVLTEEPEPAVLEMDQLEAEFESELQKLPWSSTETSGHEITRLNLGKAEVSSEGFCELEGADDVSYQRDGVLPSELDNKLCHLLIEQQENQITGLESELHLAQSQLHEKEAELQALKDCVRRLTEFSLSTISDDEVEVQPELGCNTEWDKNSQVGSESRKSVVGMKRPIDTA